From the Spiroplasma sp. BIUS-1 genome, one window contains:
- a CDS encoding sugar O-acetyltransferase: MEWIKPTDDGAENIIKAIFKTQKKLKKINYANISTKRRNKLFSKLSNYELGKDFMFLTPINIDLGLNLKIGNNVFINFGCTFLDRGGISIGDNTMIGPNCSFYTSNHPLDPEKRRHIISKPIVIENDVWFGGNVIVLPGVTIGANSTIGAGSIIRKDVPKNSLVIGDEIKPLVIKK; encoded by the coding sequence ATGGAATGAATAAAACCAACAGATGACGGTGCTGAAAATATAATAAAAGCTATTTTTAAAACTCAAAAAAAATTAAAAAAGATTAACTATGCTAATATATCTACAAAAAGAAGAAACAAACTTTTTTCTAAGTTATCTAATTATGAATTGGGAAAGGATTTTATGTTTTTAACCCCGATAAATATAGACTTAGGCCTTAATTTAAAAATTGGAAATAATGTATTTATAAATTTTGGCTGTACCTTTTTGGATAGGGGTGGAATATCTATTGGAGATAATACAATGATTGGCCCAAATTGTTCATTTTACACTTCAAATCATCCATTAGATCCAGAAAAGAGAAGACATATTATTTCAAAACCTATAGTTATTGAAAATGATGTTTGATTTGGTGGTAATGTAATAGTTTTACCTGGAGTTACTATTGGTGCAAATTCTACTATTGGAGCAGGAAGTATAATAAGAAAAGATGTACCAAAAAATAGTTTGGTTATTGGAGATGAAATCAAGCCCTTAGTTATAAAAAAATAA